The Pseudomonas entomophila genome segment GCGCTTGCCCATGCCATCGTGATTCAACCGCGTGCCACCCTGAAAGAGCTGGCGGAAACCGCCGGCGTCAGCAAGGCCACCCTGCACCGCTTCTGCGGCACCCGTGAGAACCTGGTGAACCTGCTCGAGGACCATGGCGAGCAGGTGCTGAACCTGGTCATCCAGGAGGCCGACCTGGAGCGGGCCGAACCCCTGGACGCCTTGCGCCACCTGATCGCCGAACACCTCAAACACCGCGAAATGCTGGTGTTCCTGATGTTCCAGTACCGCCCCGACACCCTGCTCAACAACGCTGAAGACCGCCGTTGGGAGGCCTACACCCAGGCCATGGATGCGTTCTTCCTGCGCGCCCAGCAGATGGGCGTGCTGCGCATCGACATCAGCGCGGCGGTGTTCACCGAAATGTTCATGACCATGATCTACGGCATGGTCGACGCCGAGCGTCGCGGGCGCGCGGCCAGCGCCAACACCGCCCAGGCCCTGGAGCAATTGTTCCTGAACGGTGCCCGCACGCCGGCTTGACGCTCAGGGCGCGGCCAGCCGCGCGACAATCGCCTCGGCCAGCGCCCGCACCCGCCGTGGCTGCACCCGGCTCGGCGGGTAGACGATCTGCAGCGCTACCTCACCAGCGCCGTAGGCGGCCAGCACCTCCACCAACCGGCCGCTGTCCAGGTCAGCCTGCACATCGCGGATCGACTTCAGGCACAGGCCATGCCCGGCCAACGCCCAGCGCCGCACCTGTTCGCCATTGTTGGCCACCCGACGCCCGCTGACCCGCACGGGGTATGCGTTGCCCCCCAGGCGAAACGGCCAGGTACGCTCGGCATGGATGCCAAAGCGCATGACGATGCAGTCGTGGTCCGCCAGCTCATCGGGATGGGCCGGGATGCCATGACGTTGCAGGTACTCCGGCGCGGCGCACACCACCCTGCGGTTGTCCCCCAGCACCCGCGCGCGCAACGAGCTGTCGGCCAATGTGCCATAGCGAATGGCGAAATCGATGCCCTGCCCCACCAGGTCGACATAGCCATCGGTAAGGTCGAGGTCGATGGCCACCTGCGGATGGTCCGCCAGGAAGCGGTCGAGGATGGGTGCGATGACGTTCTGCCCCAGGTCGACCGGCGCACTCAGGCGGATCAGCCCCGCGATGTTCTCGCTGCCATGCCTGATGCGCCCTTCCAGTTCGTCGGCCTCGGCCAGCAGGCGCCGCGCGCCATCGGCCAACACGCGCCCCTCGTCGGTAAGATTGAGCGAACGCGTGGTGCGGGTAAGCAGCGCCACGCCGTAGTGAGCCTCCAGCGCCGACAGGCGTTCGGACACCGTCGCTGGCGACAGCCCCCGCTCACGGCCTGCGGCTGACAGGCTGCCTTTTTCGATGATGGCCAGGAACAGCGCCAGGTTATCCAGCATGGTTTTCGCTTTTTCCGAAATATGAATTTGTCTGCCACCTGATTATTAGCGATTTACCCACTAATTACACTGACGCCTCCCCTACCCACCCCATCGGGAGACTATCGATGACCAGCAGGAGAGATTTCGTCAAAGGCACCCTCGTCGGCGGCATCGCCGCAGCGGCCGCAGGCACGGTGCTGACCAGTGGCGCCGCCACCCCGCCCCGCAGCAGCCCCGCCCCGGCAGGCGGTGGCGGGCCGTTCTGGCCCAACGGCGCGCAATTGGTGATCTCGATCTCGTTGCAGTTCGAGTCGGGCAGCCAGCCCGCCCACGCTGAAAGCCCGTTCCCGCCGCTGGATGCGCGCTACCCAGACACCATTGCCCCCAGCTGGTACCGCTATGGCCCGCTGGAGGGTGTGCCGCGCCTGCTCGACCTGTTCGACCGGCACGGTATCAAGGTCACCTCGCACATGGTCGGCAAGGCTGTCGAAGCCTACCCGGAGCTTGCCGCCGAAGTGGTGCGTCGCGGCCACGAGGCCGCGGCCCATGGCCTGTACTGGGCACCGCAATACAGCCTGACGCCCGCCGAGGAACGCCGTCACTACGAGCAGGCGGCGGCCATCGTCGAACGGGTTACCGGCCAACGCCCGGTGGGTTTCAACGCCTTCTGGATGCGCCATTCCCGGGACACCCTGAACATCCTCCAGGACCTGGGCTTCCTCTACCACATCGACGACCTGTCCCGGGACGAGCCGTCGATCACCCCGGTACGCGGCAAACCCTTCGTCGTGGTGCCCTACACCCTGCGCAACAATGATATCGGCCGCATCGCCGGCTCCACCGCGATGACCGGCGCCGCCCTGCTGCAGGAACTCAAGGACGAGTTCGACGTGCTGTATGCCGAAGGCCGCCAGCGGCGCCGGCTGATGTCGCTGTCGGCCCACGACCGCATCGGCGGCACGCCGACCGTGGCCCACGCCCTCGACCAGTTCATCGCCTATGCCAAGTCCCACCCCGGCGTGGCCTTCCTGCGCAAGGACGAGATCGCCCGCTGGACCCTGGCCCAGGGCAATGCACCGCTGAACCCGGCCAGGGTCTTCGACTGACTGCGCTCAGCGCGCGGCCAGCCCGGCCTGCTGCAGGAAGGTCAGGTTGTCTTCCAGGTGCCAGTCCTCGGCAATGCGGCCATCGGCGATGCGATAGATGTCCATGGCGATGAAGTCGATGGCCTCGCCCTGCCCCTGGCGCTCGCCCAGCTTGCCAGTGAAATGCCCGGTAAAGCGCAGGGCCGCGGTAACCCGGTCACCGGCAACGATCATCTGCAACACCTCGCAGCGCAGGTCCGGCACCGCCGCGCGGAAGGCCTTCGAGGCTTTCAGCGGGCCTTCGATACCTTGCGGCCGCCCCGCCGGCAGGGTGTTGTCGCGAAAGTCCGTGGCCAGCGCGGCGCGGGCCATGGCTTCGTCGCCGGTATTCCAGAAGGTGTCGTAGCGCCGGGCGGCGAGGATCTGCTGTTCGAGCTGTGCCTTGGGCGGGCTGTGGTCGACCACCAGCACGGCTGGCGTGACCAGTTCGCCGGCACTGGACAGGTTCGCGGCAGCCGCCAGCACCAGAGGGGTCAACCAGCGGCCGGCACGCAGCCCCGAAACCTTGGATTCGGTATTCATGTTCAATTCCTAAAAGTGTCGTCAGAGAAGGCATGGCGCGGCCGCGAACCATGCAGACAAGCCTATCCAGTTGGCGCCAAGCCCTCAAGAAGGCACTTTCCACTCACCTGGTCACCCTGGAGTAACCCCGTATGGCCCATTACCGGGAATGCCCCGCCTATGACGTATTCGCCCTCGCCTGCCCCGCGCGGATGGTGCTCGACCGCCTGGCGGACAAATGGGCCCTGCTGCTGATCGACCGCCTCAGCGCCGGTGAACGCGTGCGTTTCAACCAACTGCGCCGGGACATGGCCGGGATCTCGCAGAAAATGCTGTCGCAAACCCTGAAGCGCCTCGAGCGCGACGGGCTGATCGAGCGTGAAGTGCATCCCACCGTGCCGCCCACCGTCGAGTACGCGCTGACCGAACTGGGCGCGACCCTGGGCGACACGGTCGAGCGCCTGGCACGTTGGGCGGAGTCGAACATGCCTGCGATACAGCTGGCCCAGCAGCACTACGACCGCCAGGCTGCGCGCCACCTTGATTGACTCGCCCGCGCATAAATGCTCAGATGCGCCCCTTGTTTCAGGTGTCCCTGGCCGCCGTGCCAGGGGTTAAACGGGAAGCCGGTGCCTCGTTCAGCGAGAAGTCCGGCGCTGCCCCCGCAACGGTAAGCGAGCAAGGTATTCGACAGACCACTGTGCCAACGGCATGGGAAGGTGAATGCCCGTGCGCCTCGCAAGCCCGGAGACCGGCCTGCAACCTCTGTTTGGCAACTCCCGCGGTGGGCGGGCGCGTGCCGGTCTTGGGGCAGCCCGCTGCCTGCAATGCCTTCATGCGTCCACCTCGCCGGGCTTCACTTTCTCGCT includes the following:
- a CDS encoding LysR family transcriptional regulator codes for the protein MLDNLALFLAIIEKGSLSAAGRERGLSPATVSERLSALEAHYGVALLTRTTRSLNLTDEGRVLADGARRLLAEADELEGRIRHGSENIAGLIRLSAPVDLGQNVIAPILDRFLADHPQVAIDLDLTDGYVDLVGQGIDFAIRYGTLADSSLRARVLGDNRRVVCAAPEYLQRHGIPAHPDELADHDCIVMRFGIHAERTWPFRLGGNAYPVRVSGRRVANNGEQVRRWALAGHGLCLKSIRDVQADLDSGRLVEVLAAYGAGEVALQIVYPPSRVQPRRVRALAEAIVARLAAP
- a CDS encoding ester cyclase, whose amino-acid sequence is MNTESKVSGLRAGRWLTPLVLAAAANLSSAGELVTPAVLVVDHSPPKAQLEQQILAARRYDTFWNTGDEAMARAALATDFRDNTLPAGRPQGIEGPLKASKAFRAAVPDLRCEVLQMIVAGDRVTAALRFTGHFTGKLGERQGQGEAIDFIAMDIYRIADGRIAEDWHLEDNLTFLQQAGLAAR
- a CDS encoding winged helix-turn-helix transcriptional regulator, whose amino-acid sequence is MAHYRECPAYDVFALACPARMVLDRLADKWALLLIDRLSAGERVRFNQLRRDMAGISQKMLSQTLKRLERDGLIEREVHPTVPPTVEYALTELGATLGDTVERLARWAESNMPAIQLAQQHYDRQAARHLD
- a CDS encoding polysaccharide deacetylase family protein, with the protein product MTSRRDFVKGTLVGGIAAAAAGTVLTSGAATPPRSSPAPAGGGGPFWPNGAQLVISISLQFESGSQPAHAESPFPPLDARYPDTIAPSWYRYGPLEGVPRLLDLFDRHGIKVTSHMVGKAVEAYPELAAEVVRRGHEAAAHGLYWAPQYSLTPAEERRHYEQAAAIVERVTGQRPVGFNAFWMRHSRDTLNILQDLGFLYHIDDLSRDEPSITPVRGKPFVVVPYTLRNNDIGRIAGSTAMTGAALLQELKDEFDVLYAEGRQRRRLMSLSAHDRIGGTPTVAHALDQFIAYAKSHPGVAFLRKDEIARWTLAQGNAPLNPARVFD
- a CDS encoding TetR/AcrR family transcriptional regulator; the encoded protein is MRRSLQEERLLKALAHAIVIQPRATLKELAETAGVSKATLHRFCGTRENLVNLLEDHGEQVLNLVIQEADLERAEPLDALRHLIAEHLKHREMLVFLMFQYRPDTLLNNAEDRRWEAYTQAMDAFFLRAQQMGVLRIDISAAVFTEMFMTMIYGMVDAERRGRAASANTAQALEQLFLNGARTPA